The Pukyongia salina genome segment TGTGGCCCCTGCAAACTAATGGACAAAAAAACCTTTGGCAATAAGAAGGTTATAGACTTTGTGAATAAACACTACTACGCCGTAAAATTTAACGCCGAAGGTACCGAAGAGATCACCTATCAGGATTTTACTTATACCAATCCTAACTATCAGCCGGAACGCAAAGGGCGAAATGCAACACATTTTTTTGCCGATGCCTTAAGGTTACAAGGGTATCCCAGCATTGTATTCTTTAAAGCTAACGGAGACCTCATTCAGGCCATTCCCGGGTATAAGACCCCGCAACAGTTCGAGATCTATTTAAAGATGATCGCCAATGATGATTATGCGGAGATCACTACCATGGAAGCCTGGGAAAACTATCAGAAGAATTTTAAAGGCACGTTCTAGGAGTAGCTTTAAGTTAAGTGTTTCACTACTCCAGGATGAAAGCTCCCCGTTCGCCGGTAAAGTGAAAGGTGAGCTTTCTTTTTTTACAGGTTTCCCGCCATCTGTTTACATTCGTCTTATAATTTGATCCGTCTGCAACCAGCAGAGAAGGCTGCAGGCTATCGATGATCCGCTCAAGATGAATCCTCGGATTTCCCCTTAGTAATACAATATCAACTTTTCGAGTAAAGGGATACACCGAGCTGCTATCTACAATAAGCATTATTTTATCTGCATAGGAAATTATATCGGGTATTTTTTCTTCGGAATAGACCTTGCAATCCATCCCAATTCGGTATGCCTGAATAGGAAAGGAACTTCCATGTCGCGATGAGGTATCCGCTTTCAAAAGTTTCAGTTCTTTTCCCTGCCTTATCCCGATGAGGCTATGCCCGGTTTTATGAAAAATGGTTAATTGAGATCTGGTTGTCTCCAGCGAATTCAGAAATAAAAGAACCTGAAAAAATAATATACAAATCAAAGCCACTTTTACTCTTCTAAAATTGAATGGCTTGCTACACTGAAGAATCCCAATGATAAGTACATATACCCCCACTAACATTATAAACGGAAAGTGAATATCTGTAATTAAAAATGACTCCTGTGAAGCGATCCAGTTCACAAATTGATTCAGTAATTGGATAAGGTTATTGTACAATCCAGCCATCCATTCTGGCAGTATTTCCAGGCTTAACAGGATGATAATTAATATTCCGAAGCAAACCACCACACTTAGAAAAGGAAGAATAACCAGGTTGGAAAGCAGGAACAGGCCGGGAAACTGATTAAAATAATAGATGCTCAAAGGAGCCACCCCCAGCTGGGCAGCGATGCTGACAGTGAATATTCCCCAGATCAACCTGTCCGGATAAAATCGTGGGGAGTACAGGTTATAGAGTAGCGGTTGAAGCCATAAAATAAAGAATACAGCTGCATAACTCAACTGAAATCCTACGTGGAATATCCATTTGGGATTCCAGATCAATAAGAAGAAAAGTGAAAGGAACAGAGTGTTGATCGAATTGGTGGGCCGATTTAGCAATTGTGCCAGTGCGAAAAATGAGAACATGGTTACCGCACGGGTCACAGAAGGAGATAATCCGGTAAGTAAAGCATAACTCCATAGAAATAGTACCAAGATCACTAATTGCATCTGCTTTCCATGGGATAACCATCGTAAAGGTTTAAGAACATACAGCAGTAAAAAATAAATGATGCCAACATGAAGACCCGAAACTGCCAGGATATGAATGGCCCCTGCAGCTGCGTAAGACTGGTACAGCTCGGGCTGTATATTATTGCGCTCGCCTAGGATCAGGGCCTGGATGATACTCTGTTCTTCCTCACCAAAGCCTGGAACATCCAACTTATGGATAAGATGATCTCTAATTTTAGAACTATATCGCTTAATGGAAAACCGATCGGTAGCCACTCTTTGAATGAAGTTCGGATCGGGTCGCATTTGGTGGTATACATCCTGAATTTCGAGAAACTTAGCGTAATTGAACTGGTAGGGGTTTAAAGGAGGTGGCACAGCCGAGGCTTGTCCATCAACCCAGAGTCGATCCCCAACCGAAAATAATTGAAGGGTATCATCCTTCCGTACATAGAGAAGAATATTGCCTACCAGGGATCGTTGGCCGTTGGAGACTACTTTTGCTATATATTTTTCTGAAAATGTACTAGGTTTTAAGATCTCCTTTACCTCTACTTCGAGTAGTGCAGATTTTTCTTCGGAAATAAAATGTCTGAAATGATCTTTTTGGAAACGCGGGAGTCTAAGCTGATAGTTCGCCAATCCCAATCCGAAAAAGCAGAGGTAGGCCGCAATTCCGAAGTAAACTTTCTGAAACAATTGCCTTCGTGCGATCCTCCACACAACGATAAGTACCAATAAAGCTGCCGGCAGGAAATAGAACCAAAATTGTGATTGAATAAAACGTGCTGTCGTAATCCCCAAGATAAGGAAGAACGAAAACCGAACGATGGGAAAATTTATAAAATGCATGCCGATCGACTGTAAAAATCAACCGGGGAGAAAGAGTGAGGTGAACGCTAAGTTAAATCACCCGCCGCACTTCTACAAATGCCTCGTTCCAATAACCTTCGTCCAGGGAAGAAATAATAACACCTCTCGAGGTGGTAGAATGAATAAATTTTACGCTTCCTCGCTTCGATTCTACCACGAGACCTACATGATTAATTACCTTACGGTTCTTATTGGTTCTAAAGAAAACCAGGTCGCCTTCTTCCACCTGATTTAAATTGATACGCATTCCCTTTTTTGCCATTTCACGGGAAATTCGAGGTAAGGCTATGTTTTCCTGTTTGAAGGAAACATAAACCAGCCCGGAGCAATCCATTCCCTTTCGTGTTGTACCTCCAAACTTATATCGGGTACCCACGAAGCCTTTCGCATGATTAACGATCTTATTTACTTTCTTATTAGAAATAGGGTGTGTGGTTTCGCCTATAACAACGGTATCGGTTGGTTGTCGTGAAGCACCACAGGATGCCAGGGCTGCCGCTAGCAGACAGAGTAGTAGAACTCTTTTCATGTGAGATTTGGTTTGAATAAAAGTAGAAAAAAAATGCTAAATGCAAAATATTTCCTTTTATCCGGCCTTTTCCAGGGACGATACGATCAATTGGGCCGTTTTATCACTGGCTCCCCGACCGCCTAATTCTTTTTCAAGATCGTAGTAATCCAGGAACAGGGTAGCGCGTTTATAGGGGTCGAGAATGATGTTGAGCTCGTCATTTAGGTATTCTGAAATAAACTCTCCCTGGATCAGTTCCTTTACAACAGGTTTGTCCAGGATGAGGTTTACCAACGAAATATATTTTAATTTAATCACTCGCCTTGCGATCTGGTAGGAGATCCAGCTACCTTTATAACATACCACCTGTGGTACTTTGAACAAGGCAGTTTCCAGGGTAGCAGTTCCTGAAGTAACCAGGGCAGCATAGGAAATACTTAACAGATCGTAGGTTTTATTCAACAGAAGGTGAACCTGATCGTTATCTATAAATTGCTCATAAAAACTGCCTTCCACACTGGGCGCTCCGGCGATAACAAATTGATAGTCCTTAAAATTTGAGGTAACAGAAAGCATTACTCGTAGCATCTTGGCAATTTCCTGCTTTCTGCTTCCCGGTAGCAAAGCGATGATGGGTCTGTCGTCAAGTCCGTATTCTTCCCTGAATTCGCCCGGATCAACCTGGTGACGCTTGTAAATTGCATCGATAAGCGGATGCCCCACAAAATGTACCGGCATCCCGTGTTTCTTCTGGTAGAAGTCCTTTTCGAAAGGGAGGATCACATACATTTGGTCCACATCGCGTTTTATTTGTTTGATCCTGCCTTCTTTCCAGGCCCAGATCTGTGGAGATATGTAGTAGTGTACTGCAATTTTTCTATGTTTAGCCCATTTGGCGATACGAAGATTAAAGCCGGGATAATCAATTAAGATAAGAGCGTCCGGTTTATAGCTTTCAATATCCTTCTTGCAAAAAGCGATATTCCGAAAAATGGTTCGAAGATTAAAAAGTACTTCCACAAAACCCATAAAAGCCAGGTCCCGGTAATGCTTTACCAGGGTAGCTCCAGCTTCCTCCATTAGATCACCACCCCACACGCGGAATTGGGCGCTTTCGTCTCGTGAACGAATGGCCTTGATCAGGTTTGCCCCGTGCAGGTCTCCCGATGCTTCTCCGGCTATGATGTAATACTTCATTTAATTGAAATATATGATATATGAGATAATTGCCGTCAAAAATGTTGCCAATAATACACCCCGTGCTCTGTATTCCCTGTTAATACGTAAAAATCCGAAAAATACTGCCAGGTTAGGTAATGCGCCCAGCGTAATGATCATCCAGAGACTGTCTGTGCGTCTGTAAAATGAAAAGGTCTCTGCAAAACTAAAATCCTTTATAAGAGATATAATAAAAATACATAGAACGATCCCCAACGAATTGGCGATGATTCCGGTAATAAACCCTATGCCGATCTCTTTTTTCATTTCAGATCCCAGGAATTAATATCTTTAATAGCATGGTGAGCGGTTAGATCGAACTGTACCGGCACAACAGATACATAACCATTATCAAGTGCCCATTCGTCTGTGTCTTCTCCCTGGTCCTCGTTCACAAATTCCCCTGTAAGCCAGTAATAGTCCCTTCCCAACGGATTCACTCGCTTATCGAAATTCTCTACCCAATGTGCGTTTGCCTGCCGGCAAACTTTAATGCCCTTTAATTCATTCTCGGGTAGTTTTGGAAAATTCACGTTAAGAACTACACCTTCAGGGGTTCCATTTTCTAGTGCCTGCATGGCGATTTGCTTCACGTATTTTCGAACCGGATCGAAATTAGCTTCCAGTGAATAATCTAATAACGAAAATCCTATGGAGGGGATCCCTTGAGTTCCTGCCTCGACGGCCGCACTCATGGTCCCGCTGTAAATTACATTTATGGAAGAATTACTCCCGTGATTGATACCACTTACACAAAGGTCGGGTTTGCGTTTTAGTATCTCGTTCACCGCGAGCTTTACACAATCTGCCGGGGTACCGCTGCAGCTATATTCAACTTGTGGGGCATCTTTGTCTACCACCACCTTATCTACAAACAAGGTATCGTTTACAGTAATGGCGTGTCCCATCCCACTCTGTGGTGAGTCCGGGGCAACAACACAAACATCCCCCAGGGTATTCATAACATCGATAAGGGTTCTTATCCCGGGTGCGGTTATCCCATCGTCATTAGTCACTAAAATAAGGGGCCTTTTATCCTTCATACCTTGGGTTTTGCATAGCAAAAATACACATTTTACGCTCCATTCAGTAATTAGTTTGTTTAACAAAAAATTAGTATCATTATAGACCCTTGGCACGGTTTTTTATATATTTTAGAAGATTGAAAAAATGTTGATAGCTATGAGATTAATGAAAAAGAATTTTAAAGTATTATTCCTTGCAGTATTTGTAGCCGCCGCTTCCTGCAGTTTTACAACCAAAGAATTTAACGATCCGGATAAAGATAAACTCCTTATAGATCTAATTACCTATGTCCTTCAGAAAGGACATTACGACCCCGCCGAAATGGACGATACCTTCTCTGAGGCGGTGTATGTTGATTTTATTGACGCCATGGATCCACTTAAACGTTATTTTCTTGCTTCAGATATCGAGGAATTTAGTGTTTACCGAACCCAGATTGACGATCAGATAAAAGAAAAGGATTTAACCTTTTTTAATTTGGTCTATACCCGCTACAACGAGCGATTGGAAGAAGCCAGAAAACTTTATGAAGATGTGCTTAGTCATCCGTTCGATTATTCCCAGGACGAGATCATTAACGTAGACTATGATAATCTGGAGTATGCTAAATCGAAAAAGGAGCTGAAAGAACGCTGGAGACAACAATTGAAGTTCACAAGTTTATCCTCGTATTACGACGTGGTGGAGGATGACAAGTCGAAGGTTGAAAATGAAGAAGGTTATACCGCCATGACCGCTACAGAACTGGAAGAAAAGGCCAGAGATCTTACGCGCACTTCCCTAAAAGAATATTTCGAGTTTACAGATGATCTTCAGAGGAAGGATTACTTCGCTGTATTCCTTACTACTGTGGTAGAAGAATTCGATCCGCACACAAATTATTTTGCTCCTCCGGACAGAGATCGGTTCGATCTCCGAATGAGCGGGAAGCTTGAAGGAATTGGTGCTCGACTTCAGAAAAAAAATGACTATATCAATGTTGTAGAGATCATTAGTGGTGGTCCGGCCTGGCGTGGTGAACACATCGAGGTTGGTGATATCATCATGAAGGTTAAACAGGCCGATGAAGAAGAAGCAGTAAGTGTGGTTGGTATGCGTATAGACGATGCCGTTAAGCTTATTAAAGGTCCGAAAGGAACCAAAGTTACCCTTACAATAAAACGTGTGGACGGAACCATTGAGGAAGAAACCATTACCCGTGATGTGGTAGAACTGGAAGAAACCTATGCCAAGTCGACCGTGATCGAGAAAGAAGACAAGAAATTCGGGCTAATCAACCTGCCGCAGTTCTATTTTGATATGACCGATTATAAAAAACGAAATGCAGCCAGTGATGTAAAGGATGAGATCCTTAGGTTGAAGGAAGAAGGTATGGAAGGGCTGGTACTCGACCTACGTGATAATGGAGGTGGTTCGTTGCGTACGGCTGTAGACATTGCCGGTCTCTTTATTAAAGAAGGCCCTGTAGTGCAGGTGGCATCTACCGGACAGAAAAAAGAAGTATTAAAAGATAAAGATGACGAAGTTGTTTGGGATGGCCCTCTTGTGATCCTGGTAAACGAATTGTCTGCTTCTGCTTCCGAAATTCTGGCGGCAGCCATGCAGGATTATAAACGTGCTATCATTATTGGTAGCAAACAAACCTACGGGAAGGGTACCGTTCAAAATTTGATAGATCTTAACCAGTGGCTGCGTAAAAATGACCTTGGTGATATGGGTGCGCTAAAATTAACCACTCAGAAATTCTATCGCGTAAACGGGGGGTCTACCCAGCTCGAAGGAGTGAAAAGCGATGTAGTAATGCCCGATCGATATAGTTACATCGAAGTAGGGGAGCGGGACTATGATAACCCACTGCCATATGACAAGATTGAGCCGGCAGATTACGAGGTGTGGAATGGTTATATTGATTTCGAGGAGACCATCAAGAAAAGCAAAGAGCGCATGGCTAAAAGTGAGCAGCTTGCACTAATCGAAGAAAATGCACAATGGATAAAGAAGAGAAGGGATGAACTGGAAGTAGACCTTAATTACGAAAGATATGCCGCCGAAATTGAAAGGAGAAAAGAGGAGACCAAGAAGTTTGATGCCATTGGCGAATACGACAATAAATTGAGCTATCGATCCCTACCTTCGGAAATTGAGATGATGAAACAGGACACCACCTTGAGAGAGAAGCGTAAGCGTTGGCATAAGAGTCTGAGTAAGGATATTTATGTTGAAGAAGCCGTGAATGTTCTTGAAGATCTGAAATTGAACAATATAAAAGCAGGAAAATTAGCTAAAATTAAAAACTAGGCTGAGATCTTATACCAATGAGGATTTAATTAAATTTACGATGTGAATACATCGACCTCATTAACGAAAATAGCGCTCCGAAAGTTCCGAAAGAACTTTTGGGGCGTTTTTAGTTTGAGTTTTCTGGGTCTATGTGTACTTGTGGCTGTCTTTGCCTATGCCCTGGCGCCGGACGACTCGAAGAATGCAAACCAGATGCATTTGTCCATCCATTCCAAGAACCCGGGATTTAAGGTTAGCATGATCACCATTCCGGGGAACACGGAACAAGAGAGTAGTCTGTCTACGTTTTTCTTCGGAAAGAAAAACGTGGCTACTGAGATCCCGATCAATAGCTACGAGATCACCGGAGAAGGGATCGCTATTACCGAATATACATCCGATGGAACTGCAGGACTTCGGAAAGATTACCCCCTGCGATTATTTCCGAAGGCAAATTCGGCAGAAGAAATTCCCGGAAAATACATTTCAGAAGAAAAATTTCTACTGGGAACCGATAAATACGGAAGAGACCTCTTAAGCAGAATGCTCATAGGGATACGCATTTCCCTGGCTATAGGTTTTGTTGCAGTATTTATATCCCTTATTATTGGGATCACCCTGGGAGCCATAGCAGGTTATTTTGGAGGTAAAGTGGATGCCGCGATAATGTGGCTTATCAACGTGACCTGGTCCATACCAACCTTATTACTGGTAATTGCCATCACATTAGCACTAGGGAAAGGATTCTGGCAGGTTTTTATCGCCGTGGGATTAACCATGTGGGTAGAGGTGGCCAGGGTGGTGCGAGGACAGGTAATGAGTGTGAAACAGATGCAATATGTTACCGCTGCAAGGGCATTGGGATATACCGATTTCAGGATCATCTTAAAACATATTCTCCCCAATGCTTTAGCCCCGGTGATCATTATTTCGGCAGCAAATTTCGCCGGTGCGATCCTCATAGAAAGTGGCCTGAGCTTTTTGGGGATTGGGGCACAGCCTCCTATGCCTAGTTGGGGAGGCATCATTAAGGATCACTACGCATACATCATTCTTGGGAAACCTTACCTGGCCGTGATCCCGGGACTGGCGATCATGAGTTTAGTGACCGCCTTTATGCTTATTGGGAATGCACTTAGGGATGCGCTGGATGTGAAGGCTTAACCAGCGAACATACCTCTTAATCGATAAAAGAATCTCTCAAATAGCCGGAGATCTTCGGTGATGATCTCTGCAGCCCCGCGCATTTTGAATTTTATTGTACTTTTTCATACGCTTTTTTGCACCACTTTTATTGCAACACTGTACTATTTATTTAAAAATTTAGGATACCCCCGTATTGCATAAAAATCTCTCAAAAAGCAATACTTTTGCCTGTAACCTGAATGCATTCCATGAACCGAAAATACCTTTACCCATTTCTGCTTATACTGGTTGTAACTGTCTTGTTTTTCGCCGAAAAGTATATCGATCGGCAAAATGAAGCCTATCCCGAAACCAACTCTCTTCCACAAGTAGAGAATGTATTTGATGATCGCTTTCTCCCCAGTTCCACCACAGGGGTAATGGTGCGGCATTCGTATTTCAGCCTGTCTTATTCCGAAAAACACGAACAGGCAGAGTGGATCGCCTACGAACTTAAAAAGGAACATCTTGCCAAGGCCGAATTCGAGCGGCCCTATTTCGTGCAGGACAGAAAGATAAAGACCGAATCTGCTCACTGGCGCAACTATAAGAATTCCGGCTATGATCGCGGGCATTTATGTCCGGCAGGAGACCGTCGCTTTAATTACAATGCATACCACGAAACATTCTTAACCAGTAATATCAGTCCGCAGAATCATGATTTCAACGCGGGGATCTGGAACCGTCTCGAACAAAAAGTTCGTTACTGGGCCGAGAGAAAGGACGAACTTTTTATCATTACGGGTGGGGTGCTAAAAAACGGACTCGAAACCATTGGCGACGAAGGGGTGTCGGTACCGGAAGAATTTTACAAGATCGTGATAGATAAAGATGGTGGTTCTTTGAAGGCTATTGCCTTTCTGATCCCAAACGAAGGCACCTCAGATTCCTTTTACAACTTTACCGTGAGTATCGATTCTATAGAGAAAAGAACAGGCTTAGACTTCCTTCGGGGATTGGAGGACGCGGTGGAAGACAAACTGGAAAGCAAAGTAGACAGAAGTGGATGGTGATAATCCCTACGCATAGTGCGAATTTGAAGCATCCAGCCGGATTAGAATAAATAACAGTATCGTAAAACCCCAAAGTCCGGAACCTCCGTAACTAAAGAAGGGTAGCGGTATACCAACCGTAGGAAGTAATCCGGTTACCATGCCTATATTGACAAAGAAATGCAGAAATAATATTGCCCCTACACTATAGCCGTAAACCCGGCTAAACTGACTCTTTTGTCTTTCGGCCAGGTAAAGCACCCGAATGATAAGGGCAACAAATAAGATCACCACCACCATACTACCTAAAAACCCCCATTCCTCTCCCACAGTACTAAATATATAATCGGTTTGCTGTTCTGGGACAAAGTTTCCCTTAGTTTGAGTTCCCTGGGTCCAGCCTTTGCCGGTCCATCCGCCGCTTCCAATGGCAATTTCACTTTGGTTGGTATTATATCCTATTCCCTTAGAATCGCTTTCTTTTCCCAGGACGATATTAAAGCGGTCCCTGTGTCGTTGTTCAAAAACGTTATTGAATATATAATTCACCGAGAACACAAAACCCATACACAACGCCGCAACGAAAATATACTGGAATGCTTTCGTCTTTCTTTTTTTTCTGTTTCTGAAATAGATCAAAGCGGTGATAACCAGTATACCCACACTTACCCATACTACACCAAATGCCAGGGTTGAGATGAACAAAGCCCCCAGGAAGAAGCCAAGTAGCAGGTAGACGAAATGCAGGCCTTCTCGATACATTGGGAAGATGAAAGCCACATAAACCAGCGCACTACCAGGATCGGGTTGGGGGATGATAAATAAAGCCGGAAGAGCGATGATGATAAAGGCCCGTAATTGATGCTTAAATTCTTTGATATTGGTTTGCATATCCCCAATATACTTGCCTAAAGCCAGGGCAGTCGCAGCTTTTGCAAATTCACTGGGCTGAATGCTAAAACTCCCTAAGGCATACCACGAAGTCGCTCCGTTAATGTTTTTTCCGAAGATAAATAAGCCAAGTAATGAGGCCAGTGAAATTATGTAGATGATACTGGAGAATCGTTCGTAGAATTTGGCTTCGATGGCAAGTATGAAAATGATGAGTACAATACTGAGGCAGATCCATACCAATTGTTTAAAATAAACCTGATTTAAATCGAAGAATCCTATTGCAGTATTGTCCAGAGAGGCCGAATAAATATTGATCCATCCAATTCCAACCAGGGCAAAATACAATATGATCGTCACCCAATCGAATCTCACAAATCCTCTGCCAGCTGCCATTATTGGTTTATTTTAAAGGGTTCGCCGCTGTAAGGTTTTGCGTATTCTTCTTCCAGGCTGCCATTGAGAATAAAGGTTTCCAAGTCTTTCCGGCTAATCTCTCCTTTGAGGTATTTTTCTATCATCAAACTGGCGATTCGCCCGGCCCAGCGACTTCCCCAATACCCATTCTCCACAAAGACTGCAATAGCGATCTTAGGATCGTCTTTAGGTGCAAAAGCGATAAAAACCGAATGATCTGTTAATTGCATTCGCTTACCATTTACCCGGGTATAATTTTCGGCGGTTCCTGTCTTTCCGCAAATTTCAATTCCCGGGACTTTCAGGTGGGAGGCGGTTCCATAATTATATACGTCGAAAAGGCCGGCTATCACAGGATCGAAATGCTCCCTGTCTATAGTGGTCATGTGCTTCTCTTTGTATATGGATGGTATGGTATCTACACCTCCAATATTTTTAATGATATGTGGCTTATAATACCATCCCCTGTTTGCGATGGCAGCTGTGAAATTTACCATCTGCATTGGAGTGAGTAGTACCTCTCCCTGTCCTATAGCATTAGAGATAGTTGCCGGAGCATACCATTTGTAAGTGGGATATTGGTAGATGGCGTTGTAAGTCTTCGAACTTGGGATCTTACCAGGCCTACCACTGGGAAGGTCGTATCCCATATAATCTCCTAAACCAAAGCTTAACAAATGATCTCTCCAGGTATCGATACCTTGTTGAGGGGTAGGATATTTTTCAATCGTACGTTTGTATACTGTACAAAAGTAGGCATTGCAGGAATTTGCAATACCTGCTTGCATGGAGAGCGGACTTCTATGCGCATGACAACCTAGTATTCTGCCTCTGCCATAGCGATATCCGCCATTGCAATACACAGTTTCCTCTGTATCGATCACCCCTTCCTGAAGTCCGATAAGCGCCGTTAACGCTTTAAAAGGTGATCCAGGTGGATATTCTCCCTGCAATACCCTGTCGAATAGCGGTTTTGAAATAGTATCGTACCAAAGTTTAGTGAAATTCTTAGATCGTTCCCTTCCAACCAGTAAGGCAGGATCGTAATTAGGGGCAGCAACCAGTGCGAGAATCTCACCTGTGGCCGGTTCGAGAGCTACAATACCTCCGCGTTTATTCACCATGAGCCTTTCTCCATATTCCTGGAGTGCCCCATCTATGGTAAGGGTTATGTCTTTTCCGCGTTCGGGGATGGTGTCGAATGCGCCATCCTTATAGGGTCCAATTTCCCGGTTGAACCGGTCTTTCTGAATATATTTTACACCTTTCACACCCCGGAGGATTTCCTCGTACTGCATTTCCACTCCTTGCTTCCCTAACAGGTCTCCCATCTGGTAGTAGGGGTTCTCCTTTATGATCTTATTATCGGCTTCGGCGATATATCCCAGTACGTTAGCCGAATGGTCTATCTGGTAGTCGCGCAGCGATCGTTTCTGAATATAAAACCCTTTGTATTTGTGCATTTTCTCAGAGAGGTAAGCGTATTCGGCTTTTGTTAACTGCGGAATTACGGGCGAAGGGAGGCGGGGAGAATAAGCTCTGGCCTTCTCAAGGCTTTTAACGAGGTCTTCCTTGGTCATTTTCAGAAGGCCGCAAAATTCGAGCGTATCAAAAGGCTGAAGATCCCTGGGTATAACCATCACATCGTAAGAGGGTTGGTTACTTACAAGTAATTTACCGTTTCTGTCGAAGATATATCCTCGTTGGGGATAATCGTAGATGATCTTAATAGCATTATTTTCAGAAAGTTTCTGAAAGGAAGTATCGTAAACCTGTAAATAAAACAGCCTGCCGGCAAACACCACGCCGGTGATCATTACCAATACAAGTAAAAGTAGTTTTCTCATCAATTCTTCCTGCTAAATAACAACACAGCGCATAAGATCAAAACAACGCTGAATATCCCAGAGAATAACGTAGATTTTAGTATTAAGAGTATATGCCTAAAGTTAAAAATTTCGAGGGAGAAAAGTAAGAGATGGTGGGTAAAAACCATTAACGCGATATAGGTAATTCGTTCTCCCATCGCTGCTTTGCTTATTTTCACCATATTATACTCATAGCTCACTCCAAAAGACACCTTTAAGAAGGCGGGTCGGGCGTATGCAATGAAGGTAGACGCAGCCGCATGAACTCCGCCCGAATCACCAAAGATGTCGACCATGAGTCCCATGAGAAAAGCCAGAAAGATTAGCAGGCTTTTATTGCCGGTAAATGGAAATACTATGATAAATAATACATAGAGATAGGGATTGATATACCCAAACAAATTGATGTTGTTGAGCAATATTACCTGAACCAGCAATAACACTATAAAACGGATGGTATTTACAAGGTATTCGTTATTGAGCATTCTCCAGCGCGTTTTCCAGTTCCCTGATTTCTCTAGCATCTTTATTGCCAACCACATAAACATGGCGAAGGTTGGT includes the following:
- a CDS encoding thioredoxin family protein, with the protein product MKHFILLVALLIVGTVSAQEINWMTMNEALEAQSKNPKKILMDVYTTWCGPCKLMDKKTFGNKKVIDFVNKHYYAVKFNAEGTEEITYQDFTYTNPNYQPERKGRNATHFFADALRLQGYPSIVFFKANGDLIQAIPGYKTPQQFEIYLKMIANDDYAEITTMEAWENYQKNFKGTF
- a CDS encoding ComEC/Rec2 family competence protein translates to MHFINFPIVRFSFFLILGITTARFIQSQFWFYFLPAALLVLIVVWRIARRQLFQKVYFGIAAYLCFFGLGLANYQLRLPRFQKDHFRHFISEEKSALLEVEVKEILKPSTFSEKYIAKVVSNGQRSLVGNILLYVRKDDTLQLFSVGDRLWVDGQASAVPPPLNPYQFNYAKFLEIQDVYHQMRPDPNFIQRVATDRFSIKRYSSKIRDHLIHKLDVPGFGEEEQSIIQALILGERNNIQPELYQSYAAAGAIHILAVSGLHVGIIYFLLLYVLKPLRWLSHGKQMQLVILVLFLWSYALLTGLSPSVTRAVTMFSFFALAQLLNRPTNSINTLFLSLFFLLIWNPKWIFHVGFQLSYAAVFFILWLQPLLYNLYSPRFYPDRLIWGIFTVSIAAQLGVAPLSIYYFNQFPGLFLLSNLVILPFLSVVVCFGILIIILLSLEILPEWMAGLYNNLIQLLNQFVNWIASQESFLITDIHFPFIMLVGVYVLIIGILQCSKPFNFRRVKVALICILFFQVLLFLNSLETTRSQLTIFHKTGHSLIGIRQGKELKLLKADTSSRHGSSFPIQAYRIGMDCKVYSEEKIPDIISYADKIMLIVDSSSVYPFTRKVDIVLLRGNPRIHLERIIDSLQPSLLVADGSNYKTNVNRWRETCKKRKLTFHFTGERGAFILE
- a CDS encoding C40 family peptidase, yielding MKRVLLLCLLAAALASCGASRQPTDTVVIGETTHPISNKKVNKIVNHAKGFVGTRYKFGGTTRKGMDCSGLVYVSFKQENIALPRISREMAKKGMRINLNQVEEGDLVFFRTNKNRKVINHVGLVVESKRGSVKFIHSTTSRGVIISSLDEGYWNEAFVEVRRVI
- the lpxB gene encoding lipid-A-disaccharide synthase; amino-acid sequence: MKYYIIAGEASGDLHGANLIKAIRSRDESAQFRVWGGDLMEEAGATLVKHYRDLAFMGFVEVLFNLRTIFRNIAFCKKDIESYKPDALILIDYPGFNLRIAKWAKHRKIAVHYYISPQIWAWKEGRIKQIKRDVDQMYVILPFEKDFYQKKHGMPVHFVGHPLIDAIYKRHQVDPGEFREEYGLDDRPIIALLPGSRKQEIAKMLRVMLSVTSNFKDYQFVIAGAPSVEGSFYEQFIDNDQVHLLLNKTYDLLSISYAALVTSGTATLETALFKVPQVVCYKGSWISYQIARRVIKLKYISLVNLILDKPVVKELIQGEFISEYLNDELNIILDPYKRATLFLDYYDLEKELGGRGASDKTAQLIVSSLEKAG
- the surE gene encoding 5'/3'-nucleotidase SurE — protein: MKDKRPLILVTNDDGITAPGIRTLIDVMNTLGDVCVVAPDSPQSGMGHAITVNDTLFVDKVVVDKDAPQVEYSCSGTPADCVKLAVNEILKRKPDLCVSGINHGSNSSINVIYSGTMSAAVEAGTQGIPSIGFSLLDYSLEANFDPVRKYVKQIAMQALENGTPEGVVLNVNFPKLPENELKGIKVCRQANAHWVENFDKRVNPLGRDYYWLTGEFVNEDQGEDTDEWALDNGYVSVVPVQFDLTAHHAIKDINSWDLK
- a CDS encoding carboxy terminal-processing peptidase, which produces MKKNFKVLFLAVFVAAASCSFTTKEFNDPDKDKLLIDLITYVLQKGHYDPAEMDDTFSEAVYVDFIDAMDPLKRYFLASDIEEFSVYRTQIDDQIKEKDLTFFNLVYTRYNERLEEARKLYEDVLSHPFDYSQDEIINVDYDNLEYAKSKKELKERWRQQLKFTSLSSYYDVVEDDKSKVENEEGYTAMTATELEEKARDLTRTSLKEYFEFTDDLQRKDYFAVFLTTVVEEFDPHTNYFAPPDRDRFDLRMSGKLEGIGARLQKKNDYINVVEIISGGPAWRGEHIEVGDIIMKVKQADEEEAVSVVGMRIDDAVKLIKGPKGTKVTLTIKRVDGTIEEETITRDVVELEETYAKSTVIEKEDKKFGLINLPQFYFDMTDYKKRNAASDVKDEILRLKEEGMEGLVLDLRDNGGGSLRTAVDIAGLFIKEGPVVQVASTGQKKEVLKDKDDEVVWDGPLVILVNELSASASEILAAAMQDYKRAIIIGSKQTYGKGTVQNLIDLNQWLRKNDLGDMGALKLTTQKFYRVNGGSTQLEGVKSDVVMPDRYSYIEVGERDYDNPLPYDKIEPADYEVWNGYIDFEETIKKSKERMAKSEQLALIEENAQWIKKRRDELEVDLNYERYAAEIERRKEETKKFDAIGEYDNKLSYRSLPSEIEMMKQDTTLREKRKRWHKSLSKDIYVEEAVNVLEDLKLNNIKAGKLAKIKN